A part of Vulcanisaeta moutnovskia 768-28 genomic DNA contains:
- a CDS encoding HAD-IIA family hydrolase, with translation MNNALRILLGKDLVVLDGDGTLYIGSRPLPGAREFIRFLDEHGKRYVIMTNNSSFSKEHHIKRLRRILGRFFSYDEVFISTEAAIEYLYDTGVRRVYALGTPEFIHDLVSSGIHHDPERPEIVVIAFDKTLTYGKLVRAVRHIMAGTPYIVVNPDILCPTDRGYIPDTGSIWALIRTATGKDPMAVTGKPSSLFLNYMLRKLSVRPSDAVIIGDRLYTDIAMANENGVTSILVLTGETKIEDLVNSRYRPTFVVNTLIDLLK, from the coding sequence ATGAATAATGCACTAAGGATTTTATTAGGTAAGGATTTAGTGGTTCTTGATGGTGATGGCACACTCTATATTGGTTCAAGACCATTACCTGGTGCCAGGGAATTCATAAGGTTCCTTGATGAGCATGGCAAGCGATACGTGATAATGACGAATAACTCATCCTTCAGTAAGGAGCACCATATCAAGAGACTAAGACGAATATTGGGAAGGTTTTTCTCTTATGATGAGGTTTTCATATCAACGGAAGCTGCCATAGAGTACTTATACGATACTGGCGTAAGGAGGGTTTACGCACTTGGTACGCCTGAGTTCATTCATGACCTCGTAAGTTCAGGTATTCATCACGACCCAGAAAGACCAGAGATTGTGGTTATTGCCTTCGATAAGACACTAACCTATGGTAAGCTAGTTAGGGCTGTACGCCACATAATGGCTGGCACTCCTTACATCGTGGTTAACCCAGACATACTGTGCCCTACGGATAGGGGTTACATCCCGGATACTGGTTCGATATGGGCATTAATTAGGACGGCCACGGGTAAGGATCCAATGGCTGTGACAGGTAAGCCGAGTAGCTTATTCCTTAATTACATGCTGAGGAAGCTGAGTGTTAGGCCTAGTGATGCCGTGATAATAGGTGATAGGCTATACACGGACATAGCCATGGCCAACGAGAACGGTGTAACCTCAATACTTGTCCTGACAGGCGAGACCAAGATCGAGGACCTAGTCAATAGTAGGTATAGGCCTACATTCGTGGTTAATACATTGATTGACCTATTGAAATAA